A DNA window from Zingiber officinale cultivar Zhangliang chromosome 3A, Zo_v1.1, whole genome shotgun sequence contains the following coding sequences:
- the LOC122050699 gene encoding beta-glucosidase 26-like yields MNLKGSFTFLFLFISLLVVQCVYGYKTNNAKLVSKVHKLSRDAFPHGFVFGTAASAYQVEGEALKGGRGPSIWDAFVKIPGLIPNNATGDVTDDEYHHYKEDIDIMKEHNFDAYRFSISWSRIFPNGTGAINWEGVDYYDRLIDNLILKGIIPYVNLYHYDLPLALQNEYLGWLSPKIVDAFADYADFCFKIYGDRVKNWFTFNEPRVVAALGFDTGSQAPGRATGSKFGGNSSTEPYIVAHNLILSHAAAVNRYREKYQKEQQGKIGILLDFVWYEPHTYSDKDKAAAQRAKDFHVGWFIHPMTYGYYPQSIQDIVKERLPKFTNDEVELVRGSYDYLGINQYTTYYVKDNSTMNPKPISYQDDWLVEFKYDRNGVPIGPRAHSDWLYIVPWGLYKAVTYVKENYGNPIVFLSENGMDQPGNVTLPKGLQDTQRRHFYHNYITELKRAIDDGASVIGYFAWSLLDNFEWRLGYTSRFGIVYVDFKNKKRFPKESARWFKKILQRS; encoded by the exons ATGAACCTTAAAGGGTCCttcacatttttatttttatttatttcactTCTCGTAGTCCAATGTGTATATGGTTATAAAACAAACAATGCGAAATTAGTTTCAAAAGTGCACAAGCTAAGTCGTGATGCCTTCCCTCATGGTTTTGTATTTGGCACCGCTGCATCTGCTTATCAAGTTGAGGGAGAGGCACTCAAGGGTGGTCGAGGACCTAGCATTTGGGATGCATTTGTAAAAATTCCAG GTCTCATTCCAAATAACGCAACGGGTGATGTAACAGACGATGAGTATCATCATTATAAG GAAGATATTGACATTATGAAGGAGCACAATTTTGATGCTTATAGATTCTCGATCTCTTGGAGTAGAATTTTCCCAA ATGGAACTGGAGCCATTAATTGGGAAGGTGTTGACTATTATGATAGGTTAATTGACAATTTAATACTCAAAG GTATTATTCCATATGTCAATCTCtatcactacgatcttccattgGCACTCCAAAATGAGTATTTGGGTTGGTTGAGTCCGAAGATAGT GGATGCATTTGCGGATTATGCTGACTTTTGCTTTAAGATATACGGTGATAGAGTGAAAAATTGGTTCACATTCAATGAGCCAAGAGTGGTGGCAGCTCTAGGTTTTGATACTGGTTCTCAAGCCCCTGGAAGAGCTACTGGTAGTAAATTTGGAGGAAACTCATCTACGGAGCCTTACATTGTGGCTCACAATCTCATCTTATCTCATGCCGCAGCAGTTAATAGATATCGTGAGAAGTACCAA AAAGAGCAACAAGGAAAAATTGGAATTCTTCTAGATTTTGTTTGGTACGAGCCTCACACTTACTCTGACAAGGATAAAGCTGCTGCTCAGAGAGCTAAAGATTTTCATGTGGGATG GTTCATTCACCCTATGACATATGGATACTATCCTCAATCCATTCAAGACATTGTTAAAGAAAGATTGCCAAAATTTACTAATGATGAAGTGGAGCTAGTTAGAGGTTCATACGACTATTTGGGAATTAATCAATACACAACTTATTATGTTAAGGATAATAGTACAATGAATCCTAAACCTATTAGTTATCAAGATGATTGGCTCGTTGAATTTAAAT ATGATCGAAATGGGGTACCAATTGGACCAAGG GCCCATTCTGATTGGCTGTACATAGTTCCGTGGGGATTGTATAAGGCAGTGACATATGTTAAGGAAAACTATGGCAATCCAATTGTCTTTCTATCTGAAAATG gCATGGATCAACCGGGCAATGTCACACTTCCAAAAGGCTTGCAAGATACTCAAAGGAGACATTTTTATCATAACTACATTACTGAACTAAAGAGAGCTATAGATGATGGTGCTTCAGTGATTGGGTACTTTGCATGGTCTCTTCTTGATAACTTTGAATGGAGACTAGGATACACATCAAGGTTTGGTATTGTCTATGTTGACTTTAAGAATAAAAAGCGCTTCCCGAAGGAATCGGCTCGTTGGTTCAAGAAGATTCTCCAAAGGAGTTAa
- the LOC122052528 gene encoding uncharacterized protein LOC122052528, protein MYKVKRPLEQMFASEDWVSSPLSQTTQGKVVKRIVINDPNFWPHVAFCVKSVVPLVSVLREVDSEERSAMGYIYELMDKAKETIKFNCGGVDRKYKPIWKKIDSRWTPQLHHPLHAAGYYLNPQLRYEERFSYCDEVRDGLYTCMDRMLSSDDRLKADIQLDLYNKAEGEFGTPIAKRTRMLRTPVSWWERFGSKTPELTTFAIRVLGLTCSASGCERNWSTFESIHTKKRNRLEHAKLNALVFVKYNFKLRREVLGGETRLIPL, encoded by the exons ATGTATAAGGTTAAAAGGCCACTTGAACAAATGTTTGCTTCCGAAGATTGGGTTAGTTCACCACTATCTCAAACAACTCAGGGGAAGGTCGTGAAGAGAATTGTTATTAATGATCCCAACTTTTGGCCACATGTTGCATTTTGTGTTAAGAGTGTTGTTCCTCTTGTAAGTGTGTTAAGGGAAGTTGATTCGGAGGAGAGATCGGCCATGGGATATATTTATGAACTTATGGATAAGGCAAAAGAgacaataaaatttaattgtggGGGGGTTGACAGAAAATACAAACctatttggaaaaaaattgaTTCACGATGGACTCCACAACTTCATCATCCTCTACACGCGGCCGGGTACTATTTGAATCCGCAATTGCGTTATGAAGAAAGATTTTCTTATTGTGATGAAGTTAGAGATGGATTGTATACTTGCATGGATAGGATGTTGTCTTCTGATGATCGTCTTAAAGCAGACATCCAATTGGACTTATATAATAAAGCTGAAGGAGAATTTGGAACTCCAATAGCAAAACGAACAAGAATGTTGCGAACTCCGG TCTCGTGGTGGGAACGTTTTGGAAGTAAGACACCCGAGCTTACTACATTTGCAATTCGAGTGCTTGGTCTCACTTGTAGTGCTTCgggatgtgaaagaaattggagcacTTTTGAATCG ATTCATACAAAAAAGAGAAATAGGCTTGAACATGCAAAGTTGAATGCGTTGGTGTTTGTGAAATATAACTTCAAGCTTAGGAGAGAAGTATTAGGAGGAGAGACAAGATTGATCCCATTGTAG